A DNA window from Pogona vitticeps strain Pit_001003342236 chromosome 2, PviZW2.1, whole genome shotgun sequence contains the following coding sequences:
- the F2R gene encoding proteinase-activated receptor 1, producing the protein MGQPRVLLWLLSWSAVLVCPLLSLPAAQNGSFAKNDSVAPPRSFPISRSGEYEKISWEDIDAENDLDLGSGADNQSRTRILSTYHMSKDTERYLTSGWLTVFVPSVYTLVVIVSLPLNVMAILVFLIKMKMKKPAVIYMLNLATADVLFTSILPFKIVYHFSGNNWAFGPEMCRLVTAAFYCNMYCSVLLVMVISIDRFMAVVYPMQSLSWRTMRRASVVCVAIWLVAIAGVIPLLITEQTQEISHLNITTCYDVLNEKELKGYYLIFFTVFSSLFFFLPLIVCSICYICIIRCLGYSDIATKQSKKRRALLLSVAVFSVFILCFGPTNVLLLAHYMHFSYKTYSGGIYFAYLLCLCISSINCCIDPLIYYYASSECQRHLRNLLCCRGNSEPCNSSTSDQLMTRTSRRGTCSSTLGNSVYRKLLT; encoded by the coding sequence GATCTTTTGCCAAGAATGATAGTGTGGCACCACCAAGATCCTTTCCCATTTCTAGAAGTGGAGAATATGAGAAAATTTCATGGGAAGACATTGATGCCGAAAATGACTTGGACCTTGGATCTGGAGCTGACAATCAAAGCAGAACACGAATACTCTCCACATACCACATGTCTAAAGACACTGAGCGATACCTGACTAGTGGGTGGCTAACTGTTTTTGTGCCATCGGTCTACACCCTGGTTGTCATCGTGAGCCTTCCTTTAAATGTCATGGCGATTCTTGTGTTCctgataaaaatgaagatgaaaaagCCAGCTGTAATATACATGCTGAACTTGGCCACTGCAGATGTACTCTTCACAAGCATCCTTCCTTTTAAGATTGTCTATCATTTTTCTGGAAACAACTGGGCATTTGGACCTGAAATGTGTCGTTTAGTCACCGCTGCCTTCTACTGCAACATGTACTGCTCCGTACTGCTGGTGATGGTGATAAGCATTGATCGTTTCATGGCAGTGGTGTACCCCATGCAGTCTCTGTCATGGCGCACCATGAGGCGTGCCTCTGTGGTGTGTGTCGCCATTTGGCTTGTAGCCATTGCTGGGGTGATACCTCTGCTCATTACTGAACAAACTCaggaaatatctcacttaaataTTACAACCTGTTATGATGTGTTGAATGAAAAGGAGCTCAAAGGGTATTATCTCATTTTTTTCACCGTTTTTTcttcactcttcttttttttgccaCTGATTGTTTGTTCCATCTGCTATATTTGTATCATCCGATGTCTTGGTTATTCAGACATTGCAACAAAGCAGAGTAAGAAAAGGCGGGCTTTGCTCTTGTCCGTAGCggttttctctgtttttatattgTGCTTTGGTCCAACCAATGTTCTCTTGTTGGCTCACTACATGCATTTTTCTTACAAAACCTACTCGGGAGGCATCTACTTTGCTTACCTCCTCTGCCTCTGCATTAGCAGTATAAACTGCTGCATCGATCCGTTGATCTATTATTACGCCTCCTCTGAATGCCAACGACACCTTCGCAATCTCTTGTGCTGCAGAGGAAACTCTGAGCCCTGCAACAGTAGCACCAGCGACCAGCTCATGACGCGGACCAGTCGAAGGGGCACTTGCAGCAGTACGCTTGGGAACAGTGTCTACAGGAAGCTGTTGACATAA